Proteins found in one Pogoniulus pusillus isolate bPogPus1 chromosome 36, bPogPus1.pri, whole genome shotgun sequence genomic segment:
- the SLC25A33 gene encoding solute carrier family 25 member 33, with the protein MAGGPQENTLLHLFAGGCGGTVGAIFTCPLEVIKTRLQSSKLTFRTVYYPQVQLGTISGEGMVRPTSVSPGLFSVLRSILEKEGPRSLFRGLGPNLVGVAPSRAVYFACYSKAKEQFNGIFVPNSNIVHVCSAGSAAFITNSLMNPIWMVKTRMQLERKVRGSKPMNALQCARHVYQTEGIRGFYRGLTASYAGISETIICFAIYESLKKHLKEVQLPPSASNTAERNSTNFFGLMFAAAVSKGCASCIAYPHEVIRTRLREEGTKYKAFIQTARLVAREEGYLAFYRGLFAQLIRQIPNTAIVLSTYELIVYLLEDHTK; encoded by the exons aTGGCGGGCGGCCCGCAGGAGAACACGCTGCTGCACCTCTTCGCCGGGGG GTGCGGAGGGACGGTTGGGGCCATCTTCACGTGTCCCTTGGAGGTAATAAAGACGAGACTCCAGTCTTCAAAGCTGACCTTCCGCACTGTCTACTACCCACAGGTCCAGCTGGGGACCATCAGTGGTGAAGGAATGGTCAGGCCAACATCTGTGTCACCTGGGCTCTTTAGTGTTCTCAG gtCAATCCTGGAAAAAGAAGGACCAAGGTCACTCTTCAGGGGGCTGGGTCCAAACTTGGTTGGAGTTGCACCATCAAG AGCTGTCTACTTTGCATGCTACTCTAAAGCCAAAGAGCAGTTCAATGGCATTTTTGTGCCCAACAGCAACATTGTGCACGTCTGTTCTGCAGGTTCTGCAG ccTTTATCACAAATTCCCTGATGAATCCTATATGGATGGTGAAAACCAGAATGCAGCTGGAACGGAA AGTCCGGGGTTCAAAGCCCATGAACGCTTTGCAGTGTGCTAGACACGTTTACCAGACAGAAGGCATCCGCGGCTTCTACAGGGGCCTGACTGCCTCCTATGCTGGCATTTCTGAGACCATTATCTGCTTTGCTATTTATGAAAGCTtaaaaaagcatttaaaagaaGTCCAGCTGcccccttctgcttctaacacggCCGAAAGGAACTCGACCAACTTCTTTGGACtgatgtttgctgctgctgtgtccaaGGGCTGCGCCTCTTGTATTGCCTATCCACATG aggtgATACGGACACGGCTGCGAGAAGAGGGCACCAAGTACAAGGCTTTCATCCAGACAGCACGGCTGGTGGCACGTGAAGAGGGCTACCTTGCCTTCTACAGAGGACTCTTTGCCCAGCTCATCCGGCAGATACCCAACACAGCCATTGTGTTGTCCACCTATGAGTTAATTGTCTATCTGTTAGAAGACCACACAAAGTAG